Proteins co-encoded in one Juglans regia cultivar Chandler chromosome 16, Walnut 2.0, whole genome shotgun sequence genomic window:
- the LOC109021184 gene encoding ribonuclease H-like, translating into MEGVQASAREVWTTIKVWLRNISSLLIQRWEISSTDTNILRALEVPFSNILRRLSRLISWKKPTIGWVKLNVDGSCRGNPGNCGGGGLIRDSLGNFKAAFSSHFVHGTNNEGELRALIEGVGVCKEMGFTNITLECDSSLVVNWLKCQRCSMWYLWDYWDELLDNLQGLQFTIEHQFQEGNYPTDALACSAI; encoded by the coding sequence ATGGAAGGGGTACAGGCGTCGGCAAGGGAGGTTTGGACTACTATAAAGGTATGGCTTAGGAACATATCTTCACTTTTGATTCAGCGTTGGGAGATTTCGTCTACTGACACTAACATTCTAAGGGCTCTTGAGGTGCCTTTTAGTAACATCTTGAGAAGGTTGTCGCGGTTAATTAGCTGGAAGAAACCAACTATTGGTTGGGTAAAACTGAACGTCGATGGTAGTTGCCGTGGTAATCCGGGTAATTGTGGTGGAGGTGGTCTCATTCGAGATTCGCTTGGGAATTTTAAGgcggccttttcttctcattttgttCATGGGACCAATAATGAAGGTGAACTTCGTGCCTTAATTGAGGGAGTGGGTGTTTGTAAGGAGATGGGCTTTACGAATATAACGCTAGAATGCGATTCCAGTTTGGTGGTTAATTGGTTAAAATGTCAAAGGTGTTCAATGTGGTACTTATGGGATTACTGGGATGAGTTGTTAGATAATCTACAAGGATTACAATTTACCATCGAGCATCAATTTCAAGAAGGGAATTATCCGACAGACGCCTTGGCCTGTTCAGCCATTTAG